Part of the Pyrobaculum calidifontis JCM 11548 genome, ATGGGGTAGGGCTAGTCGTCGTGGACCCCGCCAAGGGCGTAGACGGCGTCGAGGTGAAGATTTTTGCAAGAGCTAGGCCTGCGGCAGTGGAGCCTCTGAAGATCGACGCCGTTAAGGCGGCGTTGCATGAGTATTTGGCATCCGAGTTGAAGAGAGTTGAGGAGTCCCTCTTTGAGAAAGTTAGACGGTATGTAGACCAGAGGGTAGAGGAGGTAAAGAGGGCTTTACAGGCGGTAGAAGAGGCGAAGAGGGCCGCCCCGCCTGTGCAGAGAGCCGCGGCTGAGTCTGCCCAGGAGCCCAGGGGAGGCATTGGCGAAAATGAGTGGGTTAAGATACTTAGGTCGAAGCGCTAGGCTGTAAGAATATATATTGGCTAGTCCTCTCACGCGTGGACATCCTCCTCGAGGAGGTTAGG contains:
- the rkd2 gene encoding arcadin-2 — its product is MDFPKVLLIRHFTEVLGMKYAGEGGEVLWFEEGLNRVAVGIYFTDLYEEAELYKRVGALMGLGASKVFLAVLPDALAFVDPRYFKANGVGLVVVDPAKGVDGVEVKIFARARPAAVEPLKIDAVKAALHEYLASELKRVEESLFEKVRRYVDQRVEEVKRALQAVEEAKRAAPPVQRAAAESAQEPRGGIGENEWVKILRSKR